atatattttgatttgtttaacacttttggttactacatgattccttatgtgttatttcatagtgttgatgtcttcactattattctacaatgtagaaaatagtaaaaataaagaaaaaccctggaattagtaggtgtccaaacctttgactggtactgtgtatatatacactgctaaaaaaaataaagggaacacttaaacaacacaatgtaactccaagtcaatcacacttctgtgaaatcaaactgtccacttaggaagcaacactgattgacaataaatgtcacatgctgttgtgcaaatggaatagacaacaggtggaaattataggcaattagcaagacacccccaataaagaagtggttctgcaggtggtgaccacagaccacttctcagttcatatgcttcctggctgatgttttggtcacttttgaatgctggcggtgctttcactctagtggtagcatgagacggagtctacaacccacacaagtggctcaggtagtgcagctcatccaggatggcacatcaatgcgagctgtggcaagaaggtttgctgtgtctgtcagcgtagtgtccagagcatggaggcgctaccaggagacaggccagtacatcaggagacgtggaggaggccgtaggagggcaacaacccagcagcaggaccgctacctccgcctttgtgcaaggaggagcaggaggagcactgccagagccctgcaaaatgacctccagcaggccacaaatgtgcatgtgtctgctcaaacggtcagaaacagactccatgagggtggtatgagggcccgacgtccacaggtgggggttgtgcttacagcccaacaccgtgcaggacgtttggcatttgccagagaacaccaagattggcaaattcgccactggcgccctgtgctcttcacagatgaaagcaggttcacactgagcacatgtgacagacgtgacagagtctggagacgcccgtggagaacgttctgctgcctgcaacatcctccagcatgaccggtttggcagtgggtcagtcatggtgtggggtggcatttctttggggggccgcacagccctccatgtgctcgccagaggtagcctgactgccattaggtaccgagatgagatcctcagaccccttgtgagaccatatgctggtgcggttggccctgggttcctcctaatgcaagacaatgctagacctcatgtggctggaatgtgtcagcagttcctgcaagaggaaggcattgatgctatggactggcccgcccgttccccagacctgaatccaattgagcacatctgggacatcatgtctcgcttcatccaccaacgccacgttgcaccacagactgtccaggagttggcggatgctttagtccaggtctgggaggagatccctcaggagaccatccgccacctcatcaggagcatgcccaggcgttgtagggaggtcatacaggcacgtggaggccacacacactactgagcctcattttgacttgttttaaggacattacatcaaagttggatcagcctgtagtgtggttttccactttaattttgagggtgactccaaatccagacctccatgggttgatacatttgatttccattgataatttttgtgtgattttgtgtgattttgttgtcagcacattcaactatgtaaagaaaaaagtatttaataagattatttcattcattcagatctaggatgtgttgtttaagtgttccctttatttttttgagcagtgtataaatatTTGGCAAAGAATGGCAAAGAAAATAGGACATTAAATTATCCGCACTCACAGACACTCATACTCACAGTTGGATCTTTCCCTGTTCAAATTCCTTGAGGGTTCTCTTCCTCTCATTGGGGGAGAGTCGTGAGGAGAACTCAGCTGCCTGCACTCCACCAAAAAGCTGCACTAGCAGGTACAGTCTGTCAGAGAGAACAGAAAGCAAATCAAATGTCTGTGGACATGTAATCGTCATTCAATAATGCAGTAAGGAGAAAGCCTGTGAAGATTCACCAACCTGTGAGCGGCTTCTCTGGAATTGGTGAAGCACAGAATGGGACTAAACTTCAGGCGCAATATGAAATGGAGGATGAGGAGGGGCTTCTTACTCAGAGTGCAGGGCACATAGTACTCCTAGAAAAGAGACAACAATGGCACAATGCTCTGGGATATAGGATaaattatataaaaaatatatctgGGATGTTTTGTAACTTACTGTCAGGCCTTGTGGGAAGTTGAACCTCTCTTGAGACTCAGGGTTGGTCGCTGACTGACTGTGGACAGAGCTGAAGAGTCTGGGCTGATGCAGGCCTAGTTGCTGCAACTTCTCTGGATTCTGAGTCAGTGTGGCTGAGAACAGGAGCTTCTGCAGAGGCATCTGAGGCGGTGACAAGCTGTCACAAAGTAAAAACAGAGATGTATTACATCACTGAAATGCATATACCCTAGAATAATGTATGAAAGCACACAATCCATTGGTGCAGAACAGTTTGTATTCTCACTAACAAACAAACCACATTGTACCTTTTGAATAATATTTTTCTCAAATCCCTCCTGCATTTTCCAGTACTGTCTGAAAGAATCCTGAGAAGTGAGGTCTTACCTCGCTGCTGTGATAGGCGCAGGCTCTGTCCTCTTGAAGATTGAGACTGCTTCAGAACCACTCCTGGGTCTGTAAACTGCCTTGGTCACCTGACTGAGCCAAGACTGGTGCATGCTGTCAATCATCCGGTCTGCCTCAtcaatgatctgcagagaaggtttgatattgaccaaatgaAATATGAATCCTTTATTGAAATACTGTTAGTCATAACACCCATACAAATAAAAATGACACTGTACTAGTGACTCACAAGGAAGCGGAGGTGTTCCAAACTGAAACCATCATTCTTATTGATGTGATCAACTAGTCTCCCAGGGGTTGCGACAACAATGTCTGCCAAACTGTGGCTTATTCCACCTCTGCAAAAAGAGCAAAATGTATATTTCTTTCAGATTGATTTTCTCTTTAAAATCATGGTGTTATTTACGCACAAATTACTATTTTGAATGAAAGGAAACTAAGCTTAAACAAATAGAATAATTCATTATCCACCAAGGAAGAAAGACCATAATGTGTCTTTACCTGTTTTCTGAGAGCGATGCCTGCTCTGCGGCAAAGGACTTTTGACCAGCTAGCATGACCACTTTCAAGCTGTTGCCCTCCGCATATGAACTGAATACTTTGCAAACCTGTTTGAGAAAACATTTAAACGTTTTTCAAGCAAAATAATCACAAGTTATCTCCATCATGGAGATTGAAGGTTTGACCCTAGTTACCTGCTGTGCAAGCTCTTTGGTGGGCAACACTGCCAAAACCCGGACTTCACATACAACTCGCTCCATCAGTGCCTAATGacataaaaaaaatagaaaatgatgACTTATCTAATGGAAGAAAACACACACCttccataaaaaaatatatatgggtaATGGTTTAATTCATACCTGAATAACAGGTATGACAAATGCCAGAGTTTTGCCACTCCCCGTTGGTGCAGACACACAAATGTCTCTGGGTTTATAGCCCCCTCTTCCAATCAATAGACCATGAGACACACTCTCTAAAATGGCTGGGATGACTTCCGCTTGTACTGCAAAGTGGACACAACAGAAGTTGAGTACTttcaccccccccccatcccccataTTGTGACAGTAAAACAGATTTCAACTTCCAATCCTTCATGCCTGCTAACCTGGAAAGAGGTGTTGAATTCCATTGCTCTCAAGTTTCCGTTGGAGTTTAGTACAAATTCCTGGGACGTCACTGATGGGGACTAGGTTGCTTGTAATGTCTCTCTGGATTACATCTGGCTCAGCAAGCCACTTGGGCAGGACTCTTTTTACCTAACATATTAAATACATAAAATGTATCATGAACATACTGTAAAGACATTTCCCACTACAAGTTATATCAATGCACTAGTGCACTTCACCAAAAGATTGTACCTTTTGAAGAATCTTTTTCTCAAATCCTCCCAGTATGGTGAAACCAGTCTGAGTGGAACTTGTTTCTGTGTCTTGTTTTGACTGGTCATACTGAATTTTCTCCACCATTTCATCATCATTTTTTGTCAGCTCTGTTTTGTCAGCAGCAGTGGCCTCTTGCAGGTTTCTATTCttattgtggacagatgtctgCTTCATCCCATCTAAGACCAAGGAGAGAAGCAAAGACAAAATAAGGAATACTAATATAAAATACATTCTTATGAATGTAATAATAatcatataatatgccatttagcagacgcttttatccaaaccgacttacagtcatgtgtgcatacatttttacgtatgggtggtcccggggatcgaacccactaccctggcgttacaagcgatgTAACAATTTCAACTGTAAATGTGTGATATAAAATAATAGATACACACCTTTGTTCTCTTCTGTCGGTTGCATCTTttttgtatccttcttcttcttcttcttctttcgtGCATTATCACCCTCGGAAAGTTCTTCAGGGTCAGGTGGGGACACATCCTGGTTTACTTGCTCTTTCCTCTTCTTTGGGCGTTTAGTCTCCTCGAGGTTGTCTCCcttgttttttcttttcttcttcACAGTGGTGTCCCTGTCACTCTCAACTGTTGTTTTTGACTGGTGTTCACCTTGGCATGACAAGCTCTGTTGCTCCTTGACTTTGGCCTTCCTCTGAAGCTTAGCCAACAACGCTTTGGCTCGAGATTCGTTGCTAGAGCCATCATCTCCGTCATCCCCAAGGTATCTGTGAAAAACATAGTCGTCAGTGTACTTAGTTTCAGGTCCCCAATAAACACACTTTATAAACATTTCATAAACACTTCatatagctacctagctagctgacTATATCAATCCAGAACTAAggaagcaagctaacgttagcacaCAACAAACAGCGAACATACCTATTAATAAGGAACAGAGCCATTGTTCAAATGTTGAAAGGGGCAAAATTGAGATGTGGGCACAACTTCAataatgtaacgttagctagcagctATTCCACCACCATATATTATACTTTAAATCCCCCTCTGCTGTTTCACACGTGTGTTTTCCCAGAGATATTTAGAGACCGGAGGTCTTTTCCTGTTTACAGTCGCTTTAAAATGACGTTGGTAGCTTTTTTGATAAACCAGAAGAAGGCTTGACCACTTTCAAAAATTAAGAGGTGATGTTTTCTTTCTATCTTGTGAGTAAGTAACGCTATTATTTTCATCTTATTTGTTAATAGCTTAATATTTTAACTAGTGttatcaatatatatttttaaaatgcaATGAGCGCGTTATAACAAGCACGCTACCTTCGGAACCCCCACCCCCGTAATGTGCAGCCTTCCGAATTATATGACGCCGTCCAATGAAAACAAAGGATAAGACAGTGCGCACATTTTCAAAATCAACTGCTGAGGCTAGCCAGAAAGCTAACGTTATTCATCGAGTGAAAGGTATCTAGTTAGCTGGCAGAGAAAGGGACATTTTCACAATGGCAGAGGAATCTGCTGTCAAAGTCTGTGTACGGGTTCGACCTCTGATAGAAAGGTGAGTCTATTTTCTAAACTTTTTAAATATAGTTAGTTGGcttactagctaacgttagtaaaGAAGAATCTAGCAATTGtgagtaacattagctagctagttagctctgGCAGCTAGCTAATtcatctaacgttagctagcaagctaacaaagCCAACGTTGGATAATGTTATGGTTTATGTCAGCTACATTATATAATAACTGTTAATTGATCAAGTTGAGAAATTGGCTTACAAGTTAACGTTGCCTAGCTTTATCTGTGGATATCTGTCTAACGTTGTTTATCTTCGTCGTAGGGAGGAAACTGCTGCAGAAAGTGCCGAGCCAGTCAAGTTGTATTGGAAAACTGATAAGCAGACAATTCATCAGGTTGATGATGGAAATTTTACCAAGAACTTCAGTTTCGGTGAGCTTTCACAAAGGCGAGGATGAATGTTGTCTGTCAAACTGTCTGAACGTGCAGGCAATAATCACATCTGTGTATGATTTGTTTCCCTGACAGACCGTGTATTTAGTGCTGAAGAAACAACTCTGCAGCTGTACCAGGAACTTGCAAAGCCTCTTGTTGTCTCCACTGTTGAAGGTTATAATGGTAAGGAAGGGATTGTGAACAAGTGCAATACTTTATCTTCTAGATTATAGTATTTGGACTATATAACACTATATGAACACTATTTAGTAACAATAATTGTATTTGAAATCTCTATTGGGTTGacttgtttgttgacattatatatatatatatatattaagtgGCATACATTTATTTTCTCAGGAACAATATTCGCTTATGGACAAACTTCTTCTGGAAAGACTTTCACTATGATGGGGAGTTCTCTTACTCCAGGAGTTATACCCCTTGCCATGGAGGATGTCTTCCAGACTATAAAAAATGTGAGTAGTAGATTGTTTATTTTCTATCATATGCATGTGTTTTATAGTGTTGTAAGTGTTTGCTTTCATTTTTACTTTAGTGTCCAAAAAAGGAGTTCCTCCTGAGGGTGTCATACTTGGAGATCTACAATGAAACAGTGACAGATTTGCTCTGTGACAGTTGGAAAAGGAAACCTCTAGAAATCCGAGAGGGGAACAATGTAAGTTTGATGGAGACATTGTAAGACAATAGAACTGTGTTAGACAATAGGATGTATTCATTACACCGATTCTGTTGGGAAAAACGTTTCTCAAACTGAACGCAACAGGGACGGACCTACCTAACGCTAACTATCTTTAGCGCCTATTGACGATAGTTTCTTCTGgccgggggagttttgttaagagccccaacGCTCGTTCTGAACGTTAACGCATTGCTTGCAGtacagttttggaaacataaggaacatAGCTTTCATATCAGGAAAAAAAAtaaggttaaattactacacacctttttagggttagtgttcccacacggccacatctccatgttacagcacttGTTTATGGAAGACAGACAAGGCATAGGCCGTCACCTGTGCTAAGTGGTTATgcgtgctccgaacacctgtgtaagctaactggggaggaagtgtacTTCATCAACTGGAGGCACACAGCATATtgatctgtgcaaaactgcttCAGTAGGTGTATCTTTTTATTTGAAAGATTCTTTCTCGCTGATATAAAAGATAAGGGACATATCAGCATATTTTGAAAACCGTTTTGCAAGCGACGATTATCGACGTTTCCAGACATTAAAACACAGCGTCATAATTGTAGCTCACCTCCAGATAAGGTTTTTCGAGAGCTAGGACCCAACTGAATttctccaatagaaactcttgttttagttgcaaaacgttttgcaactgtttggactaatgttTACACCCCTGGTGTTTTGAATGGTGGAATAAATGGTGAAATGCCTGTC
The DNA window shown above is from Coregonus clupeaformis isolate EN_2021a chromosome 18, ASM2061545v1, whole genome shotgun sequence and carries:
- the LOC121530858 gene encoding ATP-dependent RNA helicase DDX51 produces the protein MALFLINRYLGDDGDDGSSNESRAKALLAKLQRKAKVKEQQSLSCQGEHQSKTTVESDRDTTVKKKRKNKGDNLEETKRPKKRKEQVNQDVSPPDPEELSEGDNARKKKKKKKDTKKMQPTEENKDGMKQTSVHNKNRNLQEATAADKTELTKNDDEMVEKIQYDQSKQDTETSSTQTGFTILGGFEKKILQKVKRVLPKWLAEPDVIQRDITSNLVPISDVPGICTKLQRKLESNGIQHLFPVQAEVIPAILESVSHGLLIGRGGYKPRDICVSAPTGSGKTLAFVIPVIQALMERVVCEVRVLAVLPTKELAQQVCKVFSSYAEGNSLKVVMLAGQKSFAAEQASLSENRGGISHSLADIVVATPGRLVDHINKNDGFSLEHLRFLIIDEADRMIDSMHQSWLSQVTKAVYRPRSGSEAVSIFKRTEPAPITAASLSPPQMPLQKLLFSATLTQNPEKLQQLGLHQPRLFSSVHSQSATNPESQERFNFPQGLTEYYVPCTLSKKPLLILHFILRLKFSPILCFTNSREAAHRLYLLVQLFGGVQAAEFSSRLSPNERKRTLKEFEQGKIQLLISTDAAARGIDINGVKCVVNYDAPQFIRTYIHRVGRTARAGKSGLAFTFLLGVQEKNFLQMVKDAGSPGIHKQIVKPGSLKSMEPHYQQTLLELGNTIKGEKAKKHV